GAAACAGCAGCACTAGAAATTATATAACTCTCGAATTTGGCTTCTCTAAGACATGGAGACTGGAGGGTCGGGGTTGCTGGTCTGGGAGATACTGCTGGGCACTGAACGTGCACAAAAGGGCGCCAGGCCTCCTTGCAGCGCCCTCCACCCCGAAATATCGGCTGGCAAAGGGGTCTTCTTGGGAAGTGGGGGAATTTCTCTCTCTGGTGCCTTTCCAAGCGGggtgaaaggatggaatatgaggGGACTAAAGACTGGGAGAGGAGTCAGACCGCTGAGGGGGGAGAAGGCCAGTCGGGGCTGCTCTGGCGGCCGGTtgggggctctggggaggaggTGCCGGGGAAGCCGAAGCCTTAACACACGAACCAGGCCAGAGGGGAGAACTCCCTCAAAGAGTGAAAGGGGCGGGCAGGTCGGCCCCAGCTAACGGAGGTGCCCAGAAGAGAGGAAAGCGCGCAGCAACATCCCTGCGCTCGGACCGCCCCACGTACCCCCTcagcaggagagaagagggagctAGGTTAACAAATAACTGAGTAAAGGAATATAGGGCTGGCAAAAAGGCGGGCCCACGGGCGTCTGGACCTCCTCGAAGCCAATGAGCGGCCCTCATTTCTGGACGCCACGCCCAATCACAGCCAGGATGGAGGGCGCGGCTTTTGACTGGATCGGGGAGGGCCGGGGCTGCAGGCTAGAGGCGTGAGCCAGCACCACTTCCCGCTTCTGGCGTTCTGGGTCCCCGCCCACCGCTAGTCATGTGATCCGCCAAAATGGCGGCGCTCGGCCGTGAGGCTGCGGCTGACTTGAAGGATGCAGGTGTGGTGCCGGTGAGAGCTGAGGAAGTGCCCAAGGTAGGCGGAAACCCGGGGCCGTATGAGTCGTGATTTCTTCAGCCTCAGTATATTAACGGACTCTTCTGAAATGATGGAATTTCCAAATCTAAAGAGAACAGCTTCCAAGTCCATGCAGGGCGCAGTGAAGCTCCCAGTTGTTATGGAAAGAGGCGGAGAGAAAGTAGGAGACCTAAAGTCTAGTCCCGATTGCTCGCAGTTTTTTCTCTTGTCTCTAGGCCTTTGCGCTAGCTTTCAACTTGAAATACTTCCGTGtaacttcctcccctccccacccctaccaaGTTGTTCTCTTGCATATACTCGTTTAAACGTCATTTACTTCTGGAAACCTTCCCACACTTCCCCTGGGTAGGTTAAGTTTGGcttttcttatgctttttgtttggtttggtttcattTCTATGGCACACTAATTCTGCCTTTAAATTACCTGCCTTTTTGTCCTGACCTCGGTTGGGTTGTGGATTTCACAGGACACAACTGCATCTTAATTATCCTGGAGTCTGTCAAATACCAGGTGCTGTGTAAATGAtgagtattaaataaaattctgaaaagtcaggtaaatattattttacacaTAAAAGCAGTACAAAACTGTAAAATGCTTTGCAGACTATAAACCTGAATACATACACTTACTGGGATAATCGTGGTGACCAGTTGAGTGGCCTTGGACTAGTCAATTTTTAGATAAAATGCTGGTTATagctgatggagggaggtgggtgggagatgggctaaataggtaataagtatgaaggagggcacttcttagcacagggtgttatatataagtgatgaatcactgaattctactgaAACCAATATGagactatatgttaactaactagaatttaaataaaaatttgaaaaaattaaaaattaaaaaagttggTTATCACAAAGTCTTTACATTTCAGCCCTTGTTAAAAGTCTATCAAAAAATTACTAGTCTATTTCTCTGCTTTAATAACAGTGCCTTCCAAAGACTAGgcgctaaataaatatttgcactcagtaagtatttgtccTGTTTCAGTGTTTTAGAATCATAATACTGGGTGTCTGGGTTCCCTGTATAATGACAGTGCAGACAAGGTAGAAGGTTGGTACAAGGCATTGCCtgagagttttctttgtgggaagtaaGGGACTTAAATGAATTGGATGacagcaaaataaacatttattttaaataaacatattataaATTACCATGTTACTGGTCTCTGCCTTCATAGTACATTAGATAGATATAGAATCTCCCTTAGATATTACGATATCTTCCATTTTCCATTTAgatgtccagaatagccagaaGATTAAATCTAGTCTATAAGAAAttgctatttataatttttccctGTCCTCtcagatattttaaagaaaaaaaaatagtactggCTTGAGTCCAGTTCTACAATGATGCAGAGCTAGAAACTTGTCCATTATTACTCATGGTGTAATAATATATGAAAGGTCAAAGGAGCCCATACCTTCAGAATGTTGATGCCATGGATGAATTAGCCTTTCATTAGTTAGGGTTAAGATTGGTACATATCACTTATTCAGCAAATGAGTATTACAGTGATGTTCAACAATTACAGCATGTGTCCACTGATTACCAGTGTCAGAATCATTTGGTCTATTAAAGTGCAGATTTCTAGACTTCACCCTACTCCTGTTGAATCCAGATATCAGGAGGGAGCTCAAGAGACTGCAATAAACCCCGCATGTGATTCTTATGCAAACtaaaggttgagaatcactgatttatTATCTTCTGAGTTCATTATGCTTAATCCACTCTTAATTCTCTTGCCCAGGACTCTTGAAATTTGAGATCTAGTCTATGCCCTTACTATAAATGTCAAAATGGAGGTCAATATAAATTGTGAAggaccataatttttttaatctcttcatcGGCTAATCTGGAATCCCATAATGCCAGTGTGGCAAAAGATTCAACAAATGTTATTGTTAAGACTTTACACAGAGACCCAAGAGTCTTACCCAAAGCAAAACATTCAGAAAGGATCCTTTCTTAggatccagttttgttttgtttatcactgtttttttactttctgttaaGATGCTACTGTACAAACCCTCATGGTCCCTTGACATTGGCAACTGTCTGTTCATACATCACACTTGGGACACAGGAACCTTCCCACCTGGAGCCCAGTGCCATGGGTCCAGGCTCCCTGGTATACTACATATAGTTTCCAGCAAAGGCTGTGCTTCTGCTCCAGGTGCTCCTAGGGAGCtggatatataatttatataatccaaggtattggggcacctgggtggctcagtcgttaagcgtctgccttcggctcaggtcatgatcccagggtcctgggatcgagccctgcatcaggctccctgctctgccaggagcctgcttctccctctcccactccgcctgcttgtgttccctctctagctgtctctctctgtcaaataaataaaataaaatcttaaaaaaaaaaaaattataatccaaGGTATCCATCCATGAGCATTACTTCTTCCTAGCCTGGAACAGTGTCCCTCTCTCTGATGTTCTCTCTCACTATTCTCCAAGGCAATCCCtgctctcctccttctccaggaAACTCAACATAATCTCCAAAATGAGCTTACACTTTCATGAGACAGATGTCAACAGGTAGGTGTTGTTTCCTTCTAGCTCTGAAAAAGCTAGAGCAAGAACTACAAAGGACCTGGCTACCTTTGGGGAAAactgtaagaaaaacaaaaactcagtatCTCAGTAAGTTATCCTTCTACACTAGGTCCTAAGGCAAGACAACCTTTCTgaacctcatttttctcatctataaaggtataaaaatagaaatgatcatTATTCTACCAATTTCTCAAAAAGCTATTGTCTAGCAGATAATAAGAGCTACTAAATATTGATTGAATCATTGACAAAGTATGTGAAAGCAGATGACATTTTACTAGGATCTAAATGGTTTTTAATCTGAATCTAAAATTTATAAGATGTatcattatcatttatttatcatttatcattatcatttaTCATTAGCTATTATGGTTATGAAATTTTGTGTTTTCCAGGACATCAGAATGGCAACATACACACATGGTCAGCCCAGTCTTTCTCTAGGAGATGCAGAATTCAGAAGACCAATGGTCATCgaaatcatagaaaaaaaatttgaatatcttagaaaagaaaagtaagagacACACCCAGACTGAAAGTCAATAACTTTATTTGCACATCTTCTGTATTGCCATTGTTTCTGAGTATCGAAGATCCTATTAACTTTATTGAGTTGGTTATAAGGAAAGTTTATGAAAAAACTGGAGGGAAACATAGATGAAAATAGTGGTTTGTTGGAATATTGGGACTGTGGataatttcttttgcttcttaaaaaagaaaatgcccaaAATTATTGTTGAAATGTTATTtgtacaataaacatttttaaattaaaagcaatGGAGAACACCATTTCGGGAGCTACTTATATTTAATTGATGTTCAATTGTAATTAAATTCAGTTTAGAATTGATTAACTCAGCACAGTGCTGAATTCAAAAAGGAATTCAGATTCCATGATGTACGTATAGTCTCATATTACCATTTCAACTTAGATTAACAGAgctcaagaataaaataaaaggacgTTAATCTTAGACCTTAGATATTTCTGAATTTAGGTATGAGTCAGAATCAGTAAAACTAGATCTGTCAAATCTCTTTGCATATCCTagacaaattatttgaaatatatctGCACTAATTAAGAAATAGTTATTTGCTAGAGGGCCTAACCAAATGTAAATAACTTTGTTCATATGACTTAAGCAAATTAATCCTTTTAGTAGCAAAAGCAGTATTCTTAGATATCTCATAAATTTGGCTATATTAgaacatattcatttttatttgtggcCAAAATTTTCTTACAAGAGTTTAGAACCACTCTAGGTGATTTCAGAAAGAGGCTTCTATCCTCTCATTAGAATGCAAGTTCCATGagaggtgggattttttttttctttattcactgCCCCATCCTCAACACATAGAAATATTGGATGTTGagtaaatatgtaataataaatgaataccCAGGAAAGGATATACCCATTAAGAGAATTATTACGTTGAatgtaatttttctctttgtttttcctattaGGACGTTAAATATATATGGCACAGTGTTCTTTGGAACAGCAGCTAGTCTCTCTGGAATAATGGCCAACTTCATTTTCAGACACTGCTTCAAGGTTAAACATGATGCTTTGAAGACATATGCATCACTGACTACACTTCCATTTTTGTCTACTGTAGTCACTTATAAGCTCCTTGTAACGGACGCTTTGTATTTGggtaaatttaaattcattaatgtATAATGTGTTTATGTTTAAGTAAAATTACACCTTAACATATCCTGTTACTACTGTTGATAATGATCACTAACGCTTGTATATTGCTTTGCCACTTAAAAAGTACCTTCACATATATTGTCCTATTTCATCCCCACAACAGTCGTCCTGATTAGGCAGCGCTAGTAGTATTGTGTCCTCCTTACAGACACACAGCCAAAGCTAAGACATGTTCAAGTATGCTAAGAAACAACATAATATACTGGGGAAAAAGCAGGCTTTGGCATACTACACACGATTTCAGATTCTGCCTCCTACCTTAAGTTTTGTGACaatgggcaagtcatttaatatCTGAGCTCAGTTGTCTAATCTGTAAATTAGGACTACTAGTactgttgtgatgattaaaataCTATATGTGAAATGCCTAATGAGATATCTGGCTTATTGTGGGCTTCTAATGTtacttcctgcctcctccccttaGCTTAAGTTTCATAACTAGTAATTGATGGAACCTCTAAATCCTATTTATCAGGTCTTAAATATCTCTTTCCCAGGGAAACCTTCTCTGATTCCCTCAGTGTAGGTTAGGTTTCTAGATACATTCTCTATTCATTTTACCTTCAAAGCATTGtgcacacttaaaaatttattttttttttaagattttatttatttatttgacagagacacagcgagagagggaacacaagcagggggagtgggagagggagaagcaggcctccagcagagcagggagcccgatgcagggctcaatcccaggaccctgggatcatgacccgagccgaaggcagacgcttaacgactgagccacagaggcaccccaaaaaattatttatttaaatatttgtcttattctttccTGGTGGACTCACCTAAAGGTTAGAGATTGGGTCTCTTCTATGCAACATTATATCACTAATACATGCCTGACACATAgacaataaaaatgtgttaaccTAGAATCCAGATGTCTGGGTCtaatagtttaatatttttcattatgaaattgCTTTCTGCAAcaattataagatatatatatatataagagataACACCACTTACGTTAagtataataaaagtatttttcaaacGTGGTGCATTTAGTTTATCATGTGCCTTAGACTAAATTTCTAACATTCTTTCTATTGTTTCACTATGATTGAGGACAGTACAGATAACTACTCTGTGAGGACACAAGACTGTCTTAATAGTTCTTATCCTGAGTTTTAAAAGGAAACCAAATTTACTTTTGTTCTCCAGGCAATATAAGCCAGGAAAATTGTGTTCTGAGAAGTTCACTGATTGGCATAGTATGTGGCGTTTTATATCCCTGTGGTTTGGCTTTTTCTAAAAATGGACGCCTGGCAGTCAAGTAAGTCCGTctgtttgttccttttcttccttccttcctccatttttttgtttgtttgtttttttaaatgttcataaacGTTTCTTATTCTTTAGCTGCCAATGACACATTTTAATTAGAATGTAGTTTGGTACTTCAAATAGCTAGCTTTAAACCTTTTTGCTATCTACATGAAAGACCGTAGAATAGAAATTATCCATTTGGGGGAAATCAATGAACTTTTCATAGAAAATACATCCAGAAGaagttcttaattatttttcccttttaggtATCATACTGTTCCACTGCCACCAAAAGGAAGGGTTTTACTTTACTGGCTGCTGCTTTGTCAAACAGAGATAAAAGCTATGATGATTCCTCTAGTCCTTCAGACGGTATTTGGAATATTTAATGGTCTACAGCATTATGCAAGATTTGGAAGTACACTTGAGAAAACTGTACATGAAGATTAATCAAAGAGTGAATGGATACTAAATCAGCAGAATGGGTTTTTTTTATGATGAGGACTCAGGCATTGCTGAAGCAGTTAAAAGTAACTCTGGACAGtttgtttctgttccttttgcctggtatacagcaggtactcaataaatattcagtaaTTCGGTATTTAAATGTAAGTTTCATCTTTCTTCATTGTGTGTGGAAGTGGGTTTGAGACGTCAGGGTTTGctctatacatttatatattcattcatgagacatttattaagcaccttaCATCTCAGGTACCATGTAACATGTAATAAGGAATGGTCCTTAACCCAGAAGGAACTCACAattagaagagaaatttaaaatgtgaacacATAGCAAGAGAAGGTTTGAGAAGTACACAAATAATTCTGTGAGCACATTGAGGATATGGCTATTAACTACTTGGGCAGAAGGGAAAACTAAGGGGAAAAAGTGACATTTGACCTATATTTGGAAGGAGCAATTGAAAGTTTGTAAGAAAGCAACACATAGAAGTTAACATACAGCCCATTCCTCTACCCTACACTCTTAACTCTATATACTTTTCTGGCCTCTTATCATTTACAAATGTGCTGTTAAAGGAACTTTTATTGGGTGCCTATTATGCTGTGCATTAATATAGATATCAGGCATCCAGAGattcagtccctgccctcaaaaagCTCAGAATTTAAGGAAAGAGATTACAGCATACTTCTTTAAGTCTTCGAGAGCATTTCTTTATCTCAGTTAAGGAAATGAGCACTGTCTGATGAATAAGGCACAGAGTGGAGCCCCACAGTTCATTCTCCTTGTCTTAACCATGTATATCTTGAGATAGGATTTGGTCATCTGAGGCCCCACGCAACCCAAAGCAAAATGGAAGTCTTACCAAGGTGCTTTATGACATCATAGATAACAAACTGGGATATACCCTAGtgctaatgaaaaaaattaaaataaaactagctAGTTCTCAGAATAATTCATTATACTTGAAACTGAGGAAAGGGCAGGTGACTAGGGGGGAACTAAGTCAAACTGATAACTGGATCAATGGTATTcatattttaactctttaaaaaaattattatacaaAGATGATACATGAATACCATCTCAATGTGACATATTCAAATGACCCAGAAATATACAGAGCAAGATTTGAAAGTCcccctttttcttctccattctccaTAGGGACCCACTATCAAGTTAGCATGCCTCTTTCCTTGCAGTATTCTTTTGtaacaacatattttttaaaataatattttccatacatactgaaaattaattttgactTCACTATGTGTCTTGGAGGTATTTTCAACTCATTACATATAGGTCTAACATGTTTTTTTTAGTGACTGAGTAACATTCTTGGTGATTCCAGTATTCACATaggtgatctttttcttttttttt
Above is a genomic segment from Halichoerus grypus chromosome 11, mHalGry1.hap1.1, whole genome shotgun sequence containing:
- the TMEM126B gene encoding complex I assembly factor TMEM126B, mitochondrial isoform X1, translated to MAALGREAAADLKDAGVVPVRAEEVPKDIRMATYTHGQPSLSLGDAEFRRPMVIEIIEKKFEYLRKEKTLNIYGTVFFGTAASLSGIMANFIFRHCFKVKHDALKTYASLTTLPFLSTVVTYKLLVTDALYLGNISQENCVLRSSLIGIVCGVLYPCGLAFSKNGRLAVKYHTVPLPPKGRVLLYWLLLCQTEIKAMMIPLVLQTVFGIFNGLQHYARFGSTLEKTVHED
- the TMEM126B gene encoding complex I assembly factor TMEM126B, mitochondrial isoform X2, translating into MATYTHGQPSLSLGDAEFRRPMVIEIIEKKFEYLRKEKTLNIYGTVFFGTAASLSGIMANFIFRHCFKVKHDALKTYASLTTLPFLSTVVTYKLLVTDALYLGNISQENCVLRSSLIGIVCGVLYPCGLAFSKNGRLAVKYHTVPLPPKGRVLLYWLLLCQTEIKAMMIPLVLQTVFGIFNGLQHYARFGSTLEKTVHED